The Proteus sp. ZN5 genome includes the window GCCAGCTTCCTCCATCTTTTGATTTTGTAATTCGATAAATTCTAAGATTTTATCGCGATACTTTAACTGAATAGCGGAAGTTTTTGTGATTAGCTCATTGACTGCGGCGTGTCTGTTGTTTTCATTAAATGCTTTCACCACAAAGTTTTGAGAGTTTATATATTGCTGACGAATATCATAAACCTCAGCTAAGATTTTTTTTGACTCAGCATCATGTGTGGTTTCGTCTAATTCTTTTAGCAATTGTGCAACTTTAGCGGTGATCTCTACTTTTTTGCTCTCTTGCTCTGCCGCTAGGCTTCCTTGCTCATCAAGCATAGTGAGTTGCTGGAATATAATAAATTCATTGAAATTATTGATTAGTAAATTGGCTTTGGCTGTGGCTGGATAGATATCATCAACGACATCATGAATATCTTGATTCGCACTGTTTAAACCCATTAATGCGAAACTGGAACCCAACATAATTAACATCACAAAAGTTGTAAATGCGATAGTTAATTTTGTACGAATTTTAAAGTTTTTAAAGAACATGCTTAACCCTGGATAAATAATAATTAATAAGTATTGGTAACTTATTCAAGAACAAACAGTATCGGTAAGCAGTGACAGAACTTTAGTTACTAAACTAAATAAAGGGAGATAAAAAGGCTTGCATTGATTTTTAACACACTATTTTTATTGTTAAAAAGAGATCTCTTCCCTTTTTTTATCTAAATGTGCTTAGTATTTAAGTTTCATTCAACTTTATAAAACTAGACAAAAAGTAATAAAAAATTAAAGATAACCTTTATTTTCCGTTAACAATTGTTTGTTCGATTTTAATATTTGTTAATTAATCTTGAGGTGTTTAAAAGGTAGAATAAAGGTAAAGAGATTATAAGAGTGGCTAAAGGTACGCTATCTAAGACTTGCTCACCTCTGAAATGCTTTTGGTTATGATAGACTGAGTGACTTAAAACAGGCGAGTTTATGGTTAATATGAGATGTGTTTTAACACTCCATATTTCTTATACTCAATCGACTTAAAGGTAACGCTGTATGCGCAGTGTATTTATATTTTTGAGCATATTTATTTTAGGATTTAGTCATATGGCGTATTCTGATCAAACCCTTGTCTTTATAAGACATGGTGAGAAACCTGATAACGATAGTGGGCAGTTGACCTGTAAAGGATTAAATAGAGCATTAGCCCTACCTGATGTACTTATAAATCAATTTGGCAAACCTGATGCATTATTTGCAGCGGCACCTAAACAAAGTAAATTGGGTAATTCATTACGTTCACTTCAAACGATTTCTCCTCTCGCCATTAAAACCTCATTGCCTATCCATCTTCAATATCATGCTAAAGAGATAAAAGAATTACGTGAAGATTTGCTTAGTCAGCAATATGAAAATTCAGTTATTTTTATTGCATGGGAACACGACAATTTAGTCAAAGTTGCACGAGATATCATGAAACAAGAGGGGGGGGATCCTAAATTAATCCCTAAATGGAAAAGTAATGATTTTGATAGTATCTATATCTTAAAAATTATCCGAGAGGGTGATAAGAAAAGTGTCATATTTGAACAAAGACCGCAAGGGTTAGATAGCGTATCGGAAGTTTGCCCTAATTAGTGAGCATCTTATCTAATACTAAAAAACAAGATATTTAAATAGAGTTAGACCAGATAGAGTTAGAACACTCTTTTTTACACACAGACTTAATGCTATTTGAAGCAATGCGAGAAATATATGCAAAATGAAGTTATACGCTCAGTAGAGCACGAGATCAAAGTACACCTTGTAAACTCATTTACTAAAAATAATAAAGGTGGTAATCCTGCTGGCGTAGTACTTAATCCCCCTCAATTAAGTGATGCACAGAAAATGGCTATTGCTAAAGAAGTCGGCTTTTCTGAAACGGCATTTGTTTATCAAGGCGAAGAGACTGATTTTAAGGTTGATTTTTTTACTCCTGAAGGAGAAGTTGATTTCTGTGGTCATGCTACATTAGCTGTCTTTTTCACGTTATCTTCACTCAACTTATTGGATTCTGGTCATTACACACAAAAAACGAAAGCAGGTATTTTAAGCGTAGCGATTGATACTGAAAATATCGTTATGGAGCAAACACTACCTGTTTCACGACAAGCTCCAAGTGTTGACGCTGTGGCTGCTGCGCTGGGAATAAATCGCGAAGTTATCTTAGAAACCGGTTTGCCCATTGAAATATTTTCAACGGGATTATTCGATATTTTGATCCCCGTACAATTTGGGCAATTAGATACGCTAAAACCTAATTTTGATGCAATAGCAAGCCTAAGTCGTGAATTTAATACTATCGGTTTTCATGTTTTCGAGCTTAGTCAAGATAAAGAAATTACTGCACATTGTCGCAACTTTGCACCTTTATATGGTATCAATGAAGAGTCTGCAACAGGGAGTTCTAGTGGCGCTTTAGGCTGCTATCTTGTTAAGCATGTTTTCCCTCATAAAACCCATTTTCTATTAGAGCAAGGGCGTGCAATGCAATGCTCCTCTCTTATTCAGGTTATTATTGATTCAACGGAAAATACGATTAGTCGAGTAAGAGTAGGGGGAAAAGCGACCACGATAGGCTTGAAGATTATTACTCTTTAAATAGCTTGCGGT containing:
- a CDS encoding histidine phosphatase family protein; the protein is MRSVFIFLSIFILGFSHMAYSDQTLVFIRHGEKPDNDSGQLTCKGLNRALALPDVLINQFGKPDALFAAAPKQSKLGNSLRSLQTISPLAIKTSLPIHLQYHAKEIKELREDLLSQQYENSVIFIAWEHDNLVKVARDIMKQEGGDPKLIPKWKSNDFDSIYILKIIREGDKKSVIFEQRPQGLDSVSEVCPN
- a CDS encoding PhzF family phenazine biosynthesis protein produces the protein MQNEVIRSVEHEIKVHLVNSFTKNNKGGNPAGVVLNPPQLSDAQKMAIAKEVGFSETAFVYQGEETDFKVDFFTPEGEVDFCGHATLAVFFTLSSLNLLDSGHYTQKTKAGILSVAIDTENIVMEQTLPVSRQAPSVDAVAAALGINREVILETGLPIEIFSTGLFDILIPVQFGQLDTLKPNFDAIASLSREFNTIGFHVFELSQDKEITAHCRNFAPLYGINEESATGSSSGALGCYLVKHVFPHKTHFLLEQGRAMQCSSLIQVIIDSTENTISRVRVGGKATTIGLKIITL